From the Psilocybe cubensis strain MGC-MH-2018 chromosome 6, whole genome shotgun sequence genome, the window GTTCGAATCATACGTCTTCGACAGGCTTAGAGGCTCAAAGGTACTACAAGCCGTGAGCGCGAGTACAAATCGGTAAATGAAATACGCTTACCTGTATTCCAGTACGTCGTCTCTGTTCAaaacaattttcttgaagggATTCGACGGATCATATCGAGTCGGCTCTACAACTAAACGCAACTCAGGTTGACCTGTTCTTGGGCTTACGGACTGTAGTACCTCGGCGACAATGCCGATTAAGCCTTTGAACGTATGATGTACCTTGCTCACTATCACAGTTACACCTTTCCAACGATGATATCGGGTCGTGTGTGATGTTGGGATAAGCGCGAGGAGCGATGAAGGCTGACATGTCGTCGCATCTCCCAGAGAAACGAAATTCCTGTGCATATATATAATCTGAGATGTATGCATGAGCCAGAGTATATATACGGTTAAATGACAAATACTTGCCTCCAACATCGAGTCGGCTGTATTGATTTGCTGGTCTTTTGTAGTGCCTTGCTTATCGATTAGTTGTATTTCATCTCCCTTGATGTCCACGACCCAACCCGATCGTCCAGCATTAACGCCAGCGTCAACCCCTACGTAATCCCCTATTTCGAAATGTTTTAAGATGTCACTCCATACGGTGCGTATTGTTGTCAACAGCTGGGTCGTAGTTGTATCAACTCTGTGGATTTCAGTTTCGTTGTAATGTTGACCAGTTTCGTCATGGTCGCAGCCTTTGTTGTATatatcgacatcgaccaTATTATCGTCGTCGGCTTGCGCAATGACTCNNNNNNNNNNNNNNNNNNNNNNNNNNNNNNNNNNNNNNNNNNNNNNNNNNNNNNNNNNNNNNNNNNNNNNNNNNNNNNNNNNNNNNNNNNNNNNNNNNNNTTGCAGTccagccgccgccgccgcagACGAAGCCATGTCCAGTGCATTGCAATCAAACCCAAGAATACGAAGTGCTTTGAAGCCTTGAGCTTTGGCGTCATTAGCTACCTGTTTCCACTGCAATGTTTCAGCATATCATTGTGTGGTCAATGAGGCACTACATTGGTTCTTACCTGAGCCTGACTGCGACATGAATAGGAGGACGAGCCTCCGATACTATTGGAAACGGCCAGTCCAGCAAAATTGTtgttcccaaatgttgcaggtgcaaaagaaagaaggattATGCTGGCTATGGTGATTGTAGAATGCATTTTTTCGTTGATAGACTGTAAAAAGAGAGTGAGAATAAGTTCTAGCGAAACTCTGCCCTATTATAGCGAGCCAAATTACTGTCTCTTATGTCATTAGTGGGGAGAAATGAATACTACGGTATAGCTTCAGGACATATCTGTAGTTATTAGTCAGTTCGTTCAGAAACCATGAGATACAAAGCAATATTGGTAGATGCTCAACTATTCTTCCTAAGGGCAAACTTAGTGAATGTATCAGACCCAAAATCGTACTAAAATACATTCTTGGAATATCATTCTTCTGCTCGCAGCTGGCTGACGTTACATAGTCCCTACAGATGCTATAGCACCTCATTTTAGGGCATTAAAATgacattgatgaagctaTATATAGAACGCTCTCAACTTCGTATCCCTCAGTTCGAGAAATAGCGAACCCCAATTGTTATAAATCCTTGCCACTTCTCTAAACTGGCTAGGAGTGCTTTCAGACCAATGATCCCACTGGGAGATCCCGTGAGGGTATGCAGAGATCGCCTTCGCATTCGTGTCCAGGATTGAAGAAATAGGGTTTAATCATTATGTTATTAATAAAATGTTTTGAGACCAGAACTAATATGCAGGTCTTGTTGATAGTATAGAGTTTAGTATCCTGGTAGCCTTTATCGGTTTTACAAATTAGCATGCGTTTAAAGCGTCTCCTGGCAGGATTTTGCCGAAGATTCCGAAGCTCTGTTCAACGGCACCACCCGTCTTCCACAATTGGTCATCGTATTCGAAAGCAAATATTGTCATGCTTGTGTCACGAGCGGCACAGTTGATGCTGGAAATTGCGTTGTGCTCATCGGGTACGGATGGGGCTGCATTTCCATTATTGCTGCCTCGAGATGGCCAACCAGTCCTGAAAAGTAACTCAGTTTATCGAGACTTTGATACAAATGGAATGACGTACTCGGTAATGTATATCTTCTTTCCGGGGCACGCAGCTTGCAACGCGGGTTTGACAGTGTTGTAAAGGAAGCTACCAGCCTGCCCTGAATTTACACCTCCGTCATAGAATGCACTGGATTAGAGTATTAGATGTGTCGGCTTGAGACAAATCTTATGCTTACTGTGCATTTGCCCCAACAAAGTCGGCACCACACAGGGCGGGATTGTTTCGAATGTCAACCCAAGTGTGTACAGTGGAAACGGGGGTTGTAACGCCCACCGATCCGAGGTACCCTATTCCAGAGCATTAATGAACGGCATAAAGGCTTCATAAATTTGTATAGGAGTTACCTCGGACGTCGTATACTTTTGCCATAATGTTACCAACAGAATCTTGGACCTATAGAAATGGTTAACTTCTTAGATCGCAAAGAGCTTCTATCAATGGTGGTGCCGACCTCATTTCCAACCGTCAATCCGACATATCGGCCTGCTCCATATTTAGTGTATGCTGCACGGAATGTTTGCACATCATTGCTACAATCAATGAACTGTTAGCGCAAATACGCTAAGATAGAAATGCAACTGTACTTGATTTGGGTCATGCTAGCTGCAATAGTTCCctaaagacaaagaaaggttGAGACCAAGGCATAGAACATCGTACAACTCATTTACAGATTGTGCATAGATTCCTGCCATGATTTGGAGGCCTGCAGAGGCTGCAGCTGAAGATGCAAGGTCAAGAGCATTGCAATCGAACCCGATGATACGTATTATCTTGAATCCCTGGCTTTTGGCATCGTTGGCCAGTTGATTCCACTGAATGACTTGGTTACTAACCGGCATCGAGTTGAGCAAAATACATTTACATACCTGAGCTTGAGAACGGCAGCCATAGGTCGTCGTTCCTCCTGGACTGTTCGAGACAGCCAGGCCTGACATATGGTTAGTCGCCAGTACAGGCGCCGTGAAGCTGAGAAGAACGGTAATTGCGATGGCGGTGAAGGTCCTGTGGAACATCTCGAAAGCTACAGTACATTTACATTGACTTACCCTGTATTTATAGGGTTCGAGAGGTCGAGCACAGGCTTGGAGTGATTCTTGCACGGATCGTAAGTCGTAACAGATGTACTGATGTAAAAAACGAGACAGTATGTTCGGACCGAAGCATGTGGTCAAATTATGAAGACATGTTAGACGAGGGCAAGGCCATTAGTGCATTGTTGCAAAGAATCCATCAAAGCGGAGTCATTGAAAGATCCATCCCATGCGGGAAACCCGAATAGACGCATCTCATGGCTAAATGGTAGCATCGTTGATGAGCTCGTACTATGCTAGCCGCACTTGTACAGGATCGACGTGAAAGCGTTCGACAGGTACGTCGTGTTCGTAGATAGCAAAAGTTTCTTCACAAACTTGGCTTGGAAGAAACAGTCAATGTTTAGAACCCTGCCGATACCAACACTCACCACTTACCACGATTGCTACCTTGCTACTCAACAGTTCCTAAAACAGCCCATAGGTTGCCAAAGTTGCAGGTATTGGCGTTGGCCATATTTAGATCTACTCGGGGTCGTCACACATGATCTAACTTGAGTTGAGGGCCGTTGCTTCGCACGGCGATACGAGTCCTTGATTTCCCTCACCCTatgataagattagatactGATATCATCATATTGTATAATATAAATAAGAACATCATAAACATTACGTAAATATTTATGTTAAGTTGCGTGTACTGTAAACGCCAGTTCAATCGTCGAATCTAGGCTGCTTCAAATTACTCCAATCCCATCTTTCGCGATCCCATGAAGGAGGCCTGGTGATAACGTCAGGATGACATCGTACAGTATACTGATCCATCAAATTCTGAAAATCTGTATTTGCATTATAATTAGACAGTGTAGAGTACGAATTCGTGTTTGGGAAACCTACAGTTGCCTTTGCTAGTTACTATCAGCCTCGTTGACGGTAGTTGAAATGGCTCTTTCATCGATAGTGAAGTTGATGAGGCTGTCTCTTGAATTGAGTTGCTTGAGGTTATTGGCCGTGGAGGCACTGATTCTGTCATCGACCTCGCTGACGACTTTGCCCGACCGTTGCAGTTACTCTTTTTCCGTCTGTTgatttgaatttttgaacGGCTCTACACAATGTATGTTAACGAAAATTAAAAGTGTCCTTAATGATGGTTCGCACTCACCTTGTGGTTATTCGAATGTCTCGTAAAATCGCATCTCTTGAGATGCTTTGTCCAATGTTGAGGGTCGAAGGGCCATTTCTTCGACAGTAATATGCTCTTCCCGCAACTTTTACACTCCACTGAGTTCTCAGTGACCGATGCTGCCAAGGGGTCACTCAGTAGGGCGTTACGCCTTGCGATAGCTCTTTTGTAGGAACTACTTTCCGTAGCGTTGTCGTGCAAGACGTCCATGTAGAAGTAGAACTTCGCTAACCAGATGTTTGGTCGTTGACATATGCAAGCACGTGCTACGTAGGCTTTTGAAGTCCGACGCGATGATATCGTTGCCTGCACCGATGGGGCGTGCATACAATCGATGTTATGGAGCGGTCGTTAGTTTGCGCGGTCGTGTTTTGGTATACCGTTGATGTAAGGCAGTGACAGTTCtcctgaatttttttttttcaaggttAACGTGGAGGCGTTTCAATCAACAAGACAGCGAGGAGCAATTCACCTCGCCACGATATTTTCCCCATATCTGTTAAACTGGGTGGATGTTCGAAAGCATGATTTTGTCAGACCTGTGTCAACAGATGTTGAGATAAGCTGTATATTATATGGGCCGAGGTTAGCACGTAGAACAAACTTCGTTTTGACGCCTTCAGTGAATGCAAACGCACATTCCGTTCAGGCGTGCAACAATCCTCCCGTTGCCCGTTCAACTCATTAACTTTCTGTTAATTCGTAGTACAGTATATGTTCTGAAGGATAGACAGCCAACGTGCTGTCAACCGGCTTCGGTGAGGGTCCGTTTATTTTCGTTCGTTCGATCTCAGTCCAAGCTCGTCTACAGTCAGGAGTGTGAGTATACATCGACTTTCACCGTGCAATCGGTCTCTCACCTGAATCAATGTATTCCAGACAACTAATATCGATTATACCCGTTGTACCGTATTCTCTCAGTAGTGCATCGAGGGGATTCGGTCATGTTATAGTGTCTCATACCACTCGATACAAGTTTGACCGCAGTAGACCGTTGacggaaatgaagaaaagtgACTGGTATCGCATGGTTTCCACCCTAAAAGTTGCTTGAGGTTATCAGTGGCGCAACAATCTAAGAGGGGGAAAGTTGTTTGGGTGCTACTTACTGTCAGGATTCTTTTGTATTGATAGAGAGGCGTACCGCCCAGACCGTCGAGGGcactttgaaaattgttGATCACACTGCATTTATAAGTCAGTTGACTCTCAAATACTTTGGCATAAAACTAAACGACTTCATGTTGCATTGCGTCAGAAACCACGGAGTGTACGGAAGAAGATCATAGCAGGATGTGAATGGAATATAGGAGACATAGAGGAGTGTACGCAATGCACACAACAGAACCCCGGAAGCGGACTGAACAGGCATGTGATCTACCAAAATACCTACTGTCCACTTCCGTTACTCAGAACTGCTTACAGGTGTTACCTTTGTTTCACATTTGCTAATGGCCGTACAATTGTGTGCACTAGAGGAATGTGCGTCTTCAACAGGCAACAGTGCCCTCATCAGCACGCAGTCCTTCTACCTCGCACCTTCAGTACACTCCATCCAATGATACTCTTCACCACAAAAGA encodes:
- a CDS encoding Cell surface mannoprotein MP65, encoding MFHRTFTAIAITVLLSFTAPVLATNHMSGLAVSNSPGGTTTYGCRSQAQVCKCILLNSMPVSNQVIQWNQLANDAKSQGFKIIRIIGFDCNALDLASSAAASAGLQIMAGIYAQSGTIAASMTQINNDVQTFRAAYTKYGAGRYVGLTVGNEVQDSVGNIMAKVYDVRGYLGSVGVTTPVSTVHTWVDIRNNPALCGADFVGANAHAFYDGGVNSGQAGSFLYNTVKPALQAACPGKKIYITETGWPSRGSNNGNAAPSVPDEHNAISSINCAARDTSMTIFAFEYDDQLWKTGGAVEQSFGIFGKILPGDALNAC